A genomic stretch from Dyella sp. M7H15-1 includes:
- the ndk gene encoding nucleoside-diphosphate kinase yields the protein MALERTLSIIKPDAVAKNVVGEIYARFEQAGLKVVAAKMKHLSRKEAEGFYAVHRERPFFGALVEFMISGPVMIQVLQGDNAVLKNRELMGATNPKDAAKGTIRADFADSIDANAVHGSDATETAAVEIGYFFAETEVFPR from the coding sequence ATGGCGCTGGAGCGCACCCTTTCCATCATCAAACCCGATGCCGTTGCCAAGAATGTCGTCGGTGAAATCTACGCTCGTTTCGAGCAGGCCGGGCTGAAAGTTGTTGCTGCCAAGATGAAGCATCTGTCGCGCAAAGAGGCCGAAGGCTTCTACGCGGTGCATCGCGAGCGCCCGTTCTTCGGCGCGCTGGTCGAGTTCATGATTTCCGGTCCGGTCATGATCCAGGTGCTGCAAGGTGATAATGCGGTTCTGAAGAATCGCGAGTTGATGGGCGCTACCAATCCGAAGGATGCTGCCAAGGGTACGATCCGCGCCGATTTCGCCGATTCGATCGACGCCAATGCCGTGCACGGTTCGGACGCTACGGAAACGGCCGCCGTCGAAATTGGCTACTTCTTCGCAGAAACCGAAGTTTTTCCGCGCTGA
- the ligA gene encoding NAD-dependent DNA ligase LigA, with translation MSKTSVSPLPAQRIDDLRKQIEHANYRYHVLDDPEIPDAEYDRLMRELETLETEHPQLATPDSPSRRVGARAVGGFAEVRHVLPMLSLSNAFEHDADNDGARYREVAEFERRIEQTLGRKHPVFSVEPKLDGLAISLRYENGVFVQGATRGDGETGEDVTANLRTVRAIPLRLRGKDWPHVLEVRGEVIMLRKAFEAFNAYAREHGEKPLANPRNGAAGSLRQLDPAMTAKRKLSFFAYAVGAVEGGELPDTHSKTLKKLREWGFPVSAEVDVAKGFDGLITYFKRIGAKRDNLPYDIDGVVYKLDDYAGQREMGFVARAPRWAIAHKFPAQEQSTTIEAIEIQIGRTGAATPVARLTPVQVAGVTVTNATLHNADQVARLDVRVGDTVIVRRAGDVIPEVVRVIVERRPPKTHPWKMPTHCPICGSVLVREEGEAAWRCSGGLVCAAQRKEALIHFASRRAMDIEGIGERFVDALVDFGYVHTPADLYKLTLDHFLDMKQCADERDGTVPETVKAGKIATKWAENLVEAIEASKKTTLSRFLYALGIVHIGESTAKTLASWLGRLDWVRSMPALILRELPDIGAEVAGSIAAFFRQDGNRTVVDALLVAGIVLSDEADPSPRLHQKLSFATLLEDAGIHGIGRRNANLLAMHFPSISKLHAGGSAHWITAGLPQNAAVSLDEFLADKDRRATLQEAEAAMHRLLTATPQTGIAEALPLAGQTAVLTGTLSAMGRDEVKEKLEALGAKVAGSVSKKTHFVVAGETAGSKLDKAQELGVEVWDEARLLELFKKHGS, from the coding sequence ATGAGCAAAACGTCAGTCTCTCCCTTGCCGGCACAACGCATCGACGATCTGCGCAAGCAGATCGAACACGCCAACTACCGCTATCACGTGCTCGATGACCCGGAGATCCCGGATGCCGAATACGACCGCTTGATGCGCGAGCTGGAAACGCTGGAAACCGAACATCCGCAACTGGCCACGCCCGATTCGCCCAGTCGCCGTGTCGGCGCGCGCGCCGTAGGCGGTTTTGCGGAAGTACGCCATGTCTTGCCGATGCTCTCGCTCAGCAATGCTTTCGAGCATGACGCCGACAACGATGGCGCGCGTTATCGTGAAGTGGCTGAATTCGAACGCCGCATCGAGCAGACCTTGGGTCGCAAGCATCCGGTATTTTCGGTGGAACCCAAGCTCGACGGCTTGGCTATCAGCTTGCGCTACGAGAATGGTGTATTCGTGCAGGGCGCCACTCGCGGCGACGGCGAAACTGGTGAGGACGTTACTGCCAACCTGCGCACGGTGCGTGCCATTCCTCTGCGCTTGCGTGGGAAAGATTGGCCGCATGTGCTGGAGGTGCGCGGCGAAGTGATCATGCTGCGCAAGGCTTTCGAAGCCTTCAACGCCTACGCGCGCGAACACGGCGAAAAGCCGCTGGCTAACCCGCGCAATGGCGCAGCGGGTTCGCTGCGGCAGCTTGATCCGGCCATGACGGCCAAGCGCAAGCTCAGCTTTTTCGCCTACGCCGTGGGTGCGGTCGAAGGCGGTGAATTGCCCGACACCCATTCGAAGACTTTGAAAAAACTCCGCGAATGGGGTTTTCCGGTTTCCGCTGAAGTGGATGTTGCCAAAGGTTTCGACGGCCTGATCACCTATTTCAAGCGAATCGGCGCCAAGCGCGACAACCTGCCTTACGACATCGATGGCGTGGTCTACAAGCTTGACGACTACGCCGGTCAGCGCGAGATGGGTTTCGTGGCGCGCGCACCACGCTGGGCGATTGCGCATAAATTTCCTGCGCAGGAGCAGAGCACCACGATTGAAGCCATCGAGATCCAGATCGGCCGCACCGGCGCCGCCACACCGGTTGCGCGATTGACGCCCGTGCAGGTCGCAGGCGTCACGGTGACTAATGCTACCCTGCATAACGCCGATCAGGTCGCGCGTCTGGATGTGCGTGTTGGCGACACCGTCATCGTGCGCCGTGCAGGCGATGTGATCCCCGAAGTGGTGCGCGTTATCGTCGAGCGGCGCCCGCCCAAGACGCATCCCTGGAAAATGCCTACGCATTGCCCGATCTGCGGATCGGTGCTGGTGCGCGAGGAAGGCGAGGCTGCATGGCGATGTTCGGGCGGTTTGGTTTGCGCAGCGCAACGCAAGGAGGCCTTGATCCATTTTGCATCGCGCCGCGCCATGGACATCGAAGGCATTGGCGAGCGTTTTGTCGATGCTTTGGTCGACTTCGGTTATGTGCACACGCCGGCCGATCTGTACAAACTTACGCTCGATCACTTCCTGGACATGAAGCAGTGTGCCGATGAGCGTGATGGCACCGTGCCGGAAACCGTCAAAGCAGGCAAGATCGCGACCAAATGGGCCGAAAACCTGGTGGAGGCGATTGAGGCTAGCAAGAAGACCACGCTGTCGCGCTTTCTCTATGCGCTGGGCATTGTGCATATCGGTGAAAGCACGGCCAAGACGCTGGCAAGCTGGCTCGGCCGCCTGGATTGGGTGCGCAGCATGCCAGCGTTGATTTTGCGCGAGCTGCCCGATATCGGTGCCGAAGTCGCCGGCTCGATCGCGGCCTTCTTTCGGCAGGACGGCAATCGCACCGTGGTGGATGCCTTGCTTGTTGCCGGCATTGTCTTGAGCGACGAGGCTGATCCTTCACCACGTCTTCATCAGAAACTGAGTTTTGCCACGTTGCTGGAAGATGCGGGCATCCATGGCATCGGCCGTCGCAATGCCAATTTGCTGGCCATGCATTTCCCCAGCATCAGCAAGCTGCATGCGGGTGGCAGCGCCCACTGGATCACGGCAGGTTTGCCGCAAAACGCAGCAGTCAGCCTGGACGAGTTTCTTGCCGACAAGGACCGACGCGCTACGCTTCAGGAAGCGGAAGCCGCCATGCATCGGTTACTCACCGCCACACCGCAAACGGGCATAGCCGAAGCACTCCCGCTGGCAGGCCAGACCGCTGTGCTCACCGGCACGCTGTCCGCGATGGGGCGTGATGAAGTCAAGGAAAAATTGGAAGCACTCGGCGCGAAAGTGGCGGGCAGCGTTTCCAAGAAAACCCATTTTGTGGTGGCAGGAGAAACAGCTGGTTCCAAACTCGACAAAGCCCAGGAGCTGGGGGTGGAGGTATGGGACGAGGCACGTTTGCTTGAACTGTTCAAGAAACACGGAAGCTGA
- a CDS encoding response regulator transcription factor — MTIRVAIADDHPTLLAGMEHLLSKVEGITLIGLVTNSTELVELLGRSSCDVVVTDFSMPGGRYGDGLTLLRFLKRRFPNVRLVVLTSIENSAVMKGIMDVGALGLVSKSDDLSHLEVAIRMAQLGNRYMSPAKSEQLLEQSPEIRAIDDHAVHLSKRETEVLRMYAEGLTVSEIGQRAGRSSKTISAQKMAAMKKLGLRHDADIFKYAQAHGLVQASQTSQKNAHRGDNDV, encoded by the coding sequence TTGACGATACGGGTAGCCATAGCCGATGACCATCCTACCTTGTTGGCGGGAATGGAGCACCTGTTATCCAAAGTGGAAGGGATCACCCTGATCGGGCTGGTCACCAACTCGACGGAGCTGGTGGAACTGCTGGGCCGCTCAAGCTGTGACGTCGTCGTGACGGATTTTTCCATGCCAGGCGGTCGCTATGGTGATGGTCTTACATTATTGCGCTTTCTCAAGCGTCGCTTCCCTAACGTACGGCTGGTGGTGCTGACCAGCATCGAAAACAGCGCAGTCATGAAAGGCATTATGGACGTGGGCGCGCTAGGGCTGGTCAGTAAATCAGATGACCTTAGCCACCTTGAGGTCGCCATTCGCATGGCCCAGCTTGGCAATCGCTACATGTCGCCGGCAAAGAGCGAACAATTGCTGGAACAGTCCCCGGAGATACGGGCCATCGATGATCACGCCGTGCACCTCAGCAAGCGCGAAACCGAAGTGTTGCGCATGTATGCGGAAGGTCTGACCGTATCGGAAATTGGGCAGCGAGCCGGTCGCAGCAGCAAGACCATCAGTGCGCAGAAGATGGCTGCCATGAAAAAGCTTGGCCTTCGGCACGATGCTGACATCTTCAAGTATGCGCAGGCTCATGGTCTGGTTCAGGCATCACAAACATCACAGAAAAATGCACATCGCGGTGACAATGATGTCTGA
- a CDS encoding acetyl-CoA C-acyltransferase has product MTKQIQDAYIVAATRTPVGKAPRGVFRNTRPDDLLAHVIRGVMAQAPGIDPHRISDAIIGCAMPEAEQGMNVARIAVLLAGLPDTVPAVTVNRFCSSGLQAVAMAADRIRLGEADLMLAGGTESMSMVPMMGHKIAMNPAIFSDENIGIAYGMGITAENVAKQWKVSREAQDTFAAQSHDRALAAIKAGEFKDEITPFKLDDHYPDLATRGIKTDNRVIDTDEGPRAGSTPDVLGKLKTVFRNGQFGGSVTAGNSSQTSDGAGAVLLASEQAIKDYNLTPIARFVGYSVAGVRPDIMGIGPKEAIPKVLKQTGVTQDQLDWIELNEAFAAQALAVIGDLGLDPSKVNPLGGAIALGHPLGATGAVRVATLLHGLRRRKQKYGMVTMCIGTGMGAAGIFEAV; this is encoded by the coding sequence ATGACCAAGCAAATCCAAGACGCCTACATCGTCGCCGCCACCCGCACACCCGTAGGCAAGGCGCCACGCGGCGTATTCCGCAACACCCGTCCCGACGACCTGCTCGCCCACGTGATCCGCGGCGTGATGGCGCAGGCGCCGGGTATCGACCCACACCGCATCAGCGACGCCATCATCGGCTGCGCCATGCCGGAAGCCGAGCAAGGCATGAACGTGGCGCGCATCGCCGTGCTGCTCGCCGGCCTGCCGGATACCGTACCGGCGGTCACCGTGAACCGCTTCTGCTCGTCCGGCCTGCAAGCCGTGGCCATGGCAGCCGACCGCATTCGTCTGGGCGAAGCCGACCTGATGCTGGCCGGCGGCACCGAAAGCATGAGCATGGTGCCGATGATGGGCCACAAGATTGCGATGAACCCGGCGATCTTCAGCGACGAAAACATCGGCATCGCCTACGGCATGGGCATCACCGCCGAGAACGTGGCCAAGCAGTGGAAGGTGTCGCGCGAGGCCCAAGATACGTTCGCCGCGCAGAGTCACGACCGTGCATTGGCCGCCATCAAAGCCGGCGAATTCAAGGATGAAATCACCCCCTTCAAGCTCGACGACCATTACCCCGATCTGGCCACCCGTGGCATCAAGACCGACAACCGCGTGATCGACACCGACGAAGGCCCGCGCGCCGGCAGCACGCCGGATGTGCTAGGCAAGCTCAAGACCGTGTTCCGCAATGGCCAGTTCGGCGGCAGCGTCACCGCCGGCAACTCCTCGCAAACCTCCGACGGCGCCGGCGCCGTGCTGCTGGCCAGCGAGCAGGCGATCAAGGATTACAACCTCACCCCCATCGCCCGCTTCGTCGGCTACTCGGTGGCCGGCGTGCGCCCGGACATCATGGGCATCGGTCCGAAGGAAGCGATCCCGAAGGTGCTCAAGCAAACCGGTGTCACGCAGGATCAACTGGACTGGATCGAACTCAACGAAGCGTTTGCTGCACAGGCGCTCGCGGTGATTGGCGATCTGGGCCTGGACCCGAGCAAGGTCAATCCGCTGGGCGGCGCCATTGCCCTCGGTCACCCGCTCGGCGCCACCGGTGCGGTTCGCGTCGCCACCCTGCTGCACGGTCTGCGTCGTCGCAAGCAGAAGTACGGCATGGTGACGATGTGTATCGGCACAGGCATGGGTGCGGCCGGTATTTTTGAAGCGGTTTGA
- a CDS encoding 3-hydroxyacyl-CoA dehydrogenase/enoyl-CoA hydratase family protein yields MTAPFSSPSALRIRKAAVLGAGVMGAQIAAHLTNANVETVLFDLPAKEGPKSGIALKAIENLKKLSPAPLADSTRAAAIIPANYDEHLDLLKDVDLVIEAIAERMDWKLDLYKKIAPHVSKTAVLASNTSGLSINSLAEALPEEMRHRFTGVHFFNPPRYMHLVELIPTRLTDARVLEGLEAFLATTTGKGVVYAKDTPNFIGNRIGVFSMLATMYHTEQFKLGFDTVDALTGPSLGRPKSATYRTADVVGLDTMAHVIKTMADTLPNDPWHSYFKTPAALSSLVERGALGQKTGAGFYKKVGKDIAVLDVAKRDYTPSEQKASDEVSAILAIKDPAEKFAKLRASSDAQAQFLWAMFRDLFHYTAYHLADIADTARDVDFAIRWGYGWKLGPFETWQAAGWQQVAGWIAEDIAAGKAMSKAPLPAWVTDGRTGVHGKQGSYSAAAHADKPRSQHLVYKRQLFPDPILGEKFDLGNTVWENDGVRLWTLGDDGVGILSFKTKMNTVNDHVLDGIQHAIGVAEEKLKAVVIWQSAEPFSAGADLKGALGLLQAGKIDQFTAMVENFQRTSMRIKHSLVPVVSAVRGLCLGGGCEFQMHSARTVAALESYIGLVEAGVGLLPAGGGLHELAVRAARSNPGDPFESLKKVFETVAMAKVSASALEAQQLGLLRESDVVVFNVYELLHVAKQVALSLAESGYRPPMYQRNIPVAGDVGTATFKASLANLQAGYFASEHDILIATGIADALCGGAIERGSLVDEEWLLELERKHFVALAQTEKTQARIAHTMTTGKPLRN; encoded by the coding sequence ATGACCGCTCCATTTTCATCCCCGTCAGCGCTACGCATCCGCAAGGCTGCGGTACTCGGCGCCGGCGTCATGGGCGCGCAAATCGCCGCGCACCTGACCAACGCCAACGTCGAGACCGTCTTGTTCGATCTTCCTGCAAAAGAAGGCCCCAAGAGTGGCATTGCCCTGAAGGCCATCGAGAACCTCAAGAAGCTCTCCCCCGCCCCGCTGGCGGACAGCACCCGTGCCGCCGCCATCATTCCGGCCAACTATGACGAGCATCTGGACCTGCTCAAGGATGTCGACCTGGTGATCGAAGCGATCGCCGAACGGATGGACTGGAAGCTGGATCTCTATAAGAAGATCGCACCGCACGTATCCAAGACCGCCGTGCTGGCGAGCAACACTTCCGGCCTGTCGATCAACAGCCTGGCCGAAGCCCTGCCGGAGGAAATGCGCCACCGCTTCACCGGCGTGCACTTCTTCAATCCGCCGCGCTACATGCACCTGGTCGAACTGATCCCGACCCGGCTCACCGATGCCCGCGTGCTTGAGGGCCTGGAAGCCTTCCTCGCCACCACCACCGGCAAAGGCGTGGTCTACGCCAAGGACACCCCGAACTTTATTGGCAATCGCATCGGCGTGTTTTCGATGCTGGCCACCATGTACCACACCGAGCAATTCAAGCTCGGCTTCGACACCGTCGATGCGTTGACCGGCCCGTCGCTCGGCCGCCCCAAGAGCGCCACCTATCGCACGGCGGACGTGGTCGGCCTGGACACCATGGCACACGTGATCAAGACCATGGCCGATACCTTGCCCAACGATCCCTGGCACAGTTACTTCAAAACACCGGCCGCGCTGAGCAGCCTGGTCGAACGGGGTGCACTGGGCCAGAAGACCGGTGCCGGCTTCTATAAGAAGGTCGGCAAGGACATCGCTGTATTGGACGTTGCCAAGCGCGACTACACCCCCTCCGAACAGAAGGCTTCGGATGAAGTATCGGCGATTCTCGCCATCAAGGACCCCGCCGAGAAATTCGCCAAACTGCGTGCGTCCAGCGACGCGCAGGCGCAGTTCCTGTGGGCCATGTTCCGCGACCTGTTCCACTACACCGCCTATCACCTGGCCGATATCGCCGATACCGCCCGCGATGTCGACTTCGCCATCCGCTGGGGTTACGGCTGGAAGCTCGGCCCGTTCGAAACCTGGCAGGCTGCCGGCTGGCAGCAGGTCGCCGGCTGGATCGCCGAAGACATCGCTGCCGGCAAGGCCATGAGCAAGGCGCCGCTGCCGGCATGGGTAACCGACGGCCGCACCGGCGTGCACGGCAAGCAGGGCTCCTACTCCGCCGCCGCCCATGCTGACAAGCCGCGTTCGCAGCATCTGGTTTATAAGCGTCAGTTGTTCCCCGATCCGATCCTGGGCGAGAAGTTCGATCTGGGTAACACCGTGTGGGAAAACGACGGCGTTCGCCTGTGGACCCTGGGTGACGACGGCGTGGGCATCCTCTCCTTCAAAACCAAGATGAACACGGTCAACGACCACGTGCTCGACGGCATCCAGCACGCCATCGGCGTTGCCGAAGAAAAGCTCAAGGCTGTGGTGATCTGGCAGAGCGCCGAACCGTTCTCCGCCGGTGCGGACCTGAAGGGTGCACTGGGTCTGCTGCAAGCCGGCAAGATCGATCAGTTCACTGCCATGGTCGAGAACTTCCAGCGCACCAGCATGCGCATCAAACACTCGCTGGTACCGGTGGTTTCCGCCGTGCGCGGCTTGTGCCTGGGCGGCGGTTGCGAATTCCAGATGCATTCGGCCCGCACCGTAGCAGCGCTGGAAAGCTATATCGGCCTGGTCGAAGCCGGCGTCGGCCTGCTGCCGGCCGGCGGCGGTCTGCATGAACTGGCTGTGCGCGCGGCGCGGAGCAACCCGGGCGATCCGTTCGAATCGCTCAAGAAAGTGTTCGAAACGGTGGCGATGGCGAAAGTCTCCGCCAGTGCACTGGAAGCCCAGCAGCTTGGTCTGCTGCGCGAGAGCGACGTGGTGGTCTTCAACGTCTACGAACTGCTGCATGTGGCCAAGCAAGTGGCGCTGTCACTGGCCGAAAGCGGTTATCGCCCCCCGATGTACCAGCGCAATATCCCGGTGGCCGGCGATGTCGGCACCGCCACCTTCAAGGCGTCGCTTGCCAATCTGCAGGCCGGCTACTTCGCTTCCGAGCACGACATTTTGATCGCCACCGGCATCGCCGATGCGCTGTGTGGTGGTGCGATTGAACGCGGCTCGCTGGTGGATGAGGAATGGTTGCTAGAGCTGGAGCGCAAACACTTTGTGGCATTGGCGCAGACGGAAAAGACGCAGGCGCGCATTGCTCACACGATGACGACCGGCAAGCCGCTGCGGAATTGA
- a CDS encoding response regulator transcription factor has product MDNHIRVALADDHPVIRLGIEATLDDIPMVKRIGAAVDSTQLVALLDSQACDILITDYAMPGGQYGDGLELIGFLRERYPDLGIVIITSMDKAVLIRSLLVCGVDGILSKGDDMSHLRSAVQAVHSKRKYYSPRITKMIKALPSTNSSRLSPRELEVIKLYVSGTTINDIAEKLERSKQTISTQKVSAMRKLGIETDADLFKYAIELGLTQKPG; this is encoded by the coding sequence ATGGATAACCATATTCGTGTCGCCTTGGCCGACGACCATCCGGTCATCCGCCTAGGTATTGAAGCGACGCTCGATGACATCCCCATGGTGAAGCGGATCGGGGCTGCGGTTGACTCCACCCAGTTGGTCGCGCTGCTCGATTCGCAAGCCTGCGACATACTCATCACCGACTACGCCATGCCGGGCGGCCAGTACGGTGATGGGCTTGAGCTGATAGGCTTTTTGCGCGAACGCTACCCGGACTTGGGCATCGTCATCATTACGAGCATGGACAAGGCCGTGCTGATCCGCAGCCTCCTGGTGTGTGGCGTGGATGGCATCCTGAGTAAGGGCGACGACATGTCGCACCTGCGCAGCGCCGTGCAGGCCGTGCATAGCAAGCGCAAGTATTACTCGCCACGCATCACCAAGATGATCAAGGCACTTCCCTCCACGAATTCTTCACGACTTTCCCCGCGAGAGCTTGAGGTGATCAAGCTGTATGTGAGCGGCACCACCATCAATGACATCGCGGAGAAGCTTGAACGCAGCAAGCAGACCATCAGCACGCAGAAAGTCAGCGCGATGCGCAAGCTCGGCATCGAGACGGATGCGGATCTGTTCAAGTACGCCATTGAGCTTGGATTGACGCAAAAGCCAGGTTAG
- a CDS encoding DHA2 family efflux MFS transporter permease subunit translates to MDSTAARQPAYPDYRIISLIVGCAIFLEQMDGTVLATALPTMARDFSVTAPAMSVAVTSYLLALAILIPVSGAIADRFGTKRVFNSSMVVFIIGSILCSLTHSLSAMVAARLLQGAGGAMMAPVGRLVILRTVERRHLVSSMMWTLIPAVLGTMAGPPLGGFIVQYLDWRWIFYINLPIGVLGFWLVRRYIPIIHNTGQPAPFDWLGFMLCSVGLGCLLFGMESFGENTDPRNAFLLVTVGAAACVAYVRHARQHTHPAVDLTLLRIDSFRLSVISGSLMRITTGAQPFLLPLLLQIGLGFSALRSGQLILAISVGALLARVLMTRLLRGIGFRRVMVYNGVMAALSYAVCAFFRADWPFWLMFGLLVCCGITMSVQFTAYNTIAYEAVPTERMSAANSFYSTLQQLMLSIGVCSGALILKIAMAVSHNVEPSRLNFSAAFLIVALVSLSSTYWHRAFAHDAGHELSGHRHRTGDH, encoded by the coding sequence CTGGATTCCACGGCCGCACGTCAGCCGGCGTATCCCGATTACCGCATTATTTCCTTGATCGTCGGTTGCGCCATCTTCCTCGAACAGATGGATGGCACGGTGCTCGCCACCGCCCTGCCCACCATGGCGCGTGATTTCAGCGTCACCGCACCCGCCATGAGCGTGGCGGTTACCAGCTATCTACTGGCGTTAGCGATTCTGATCCCGGTGAGCGGTGCAATCGCGGACCGCTTCGGCACCAAGCGGGTGTTCAACAGTTCGATGGTGGTGTTCATCATCGGCTCAATCCTGTGCTCGCTCACGCACAGTCTGTCCGCGATGGTAGCGGCGCGGCTGCTGCAGGGCGCGGGCGGCGCGATGATGGCGCCGGTAGGAAGGTTGGTGATCCTGCGTACGGTGGAGCGCCGCCATCTGGTGTCGTCAATGATGTGGACGCTAATCCCAGCCGTGCTAGGCACCATGGCAGGGCCGCCGTTAGGCGGTTTTATCGTGCAATACCTCGACTGGCGCTGGATTTTCTACATCAACTTGCCCATCGGCGTGCTCGGCTTCTGGCTGGTACGGCGCTACATTCCGATCATTCACAACACTGGCCAGCCCGCACCGTTCGATTGGCTCGGGTTCATGCTCTGCAGCGTAGGTCTGGGCTGCCTGCTGTTCGGGATGGAGAGCTTTGGCGAAAACACCGACCCTCGCAACGCATTCCTGCTCGTGACGGTCGGCGCGGCGGCCTGCGTGGCCTATGTCCGACATGCAAGGCAGCACACTCATCCAGCGGTGGACCTGACCCTGCTGCGCATCGATTCATTCCGGCTGTCGGTGATCTCCGGCTCGCTGATGCGTATTACCACAGGCGCGCAACCGTTTCTGCTCCCGCTGCTGCTGCAGATCGGGCTGGGTTTCTCCGCGCTGCGCAGTGGCCAGTTGATCCTGGCCATTTCCGTGGGTGCGCTGTTGGCACGCGTGTTGATGACGCGCCTGTTGCGCGGGATCGGCTTTCGTCGCGTGATGGTTTACAACGGCGTGATGGCGGCGTTGAGCTATGCCGTGTGCGCGTTCTTCCGCGCGGACTGGCCGTTCTGGCTGATGTTCGGCCTGCTGGTTTGCTGCGGCATCACCATGTCGGTGCAATTCACCGCTTACAACACTATCGCGTACGAGGCCGTGCCGACCGAGCGCATGAGTGCAGCCAACAGTTTCTATTCCACGCTGCAGCAACTGATGCTATCGATCGGTGTGTGCAGCGGCGCGCTGATCCTCAAGATCGCCATGGCGGTCAGCCATAACGTCGAACCCAGTCGGCTCAATTTTTCCGCCGCCTTTCTGATCGTCGCCCTGGTCTCGCTCAGCTCGACCTACTGGCACCGTGCCTTTGCGCATGATGCCGGGCATGAACTAAGCGGGCATCGCCATCGCACCGGCGATCACTGA
- a CDS encoding TetR/AcrR family transcriptional regulator has product MNSSASTKERILTAAEALFAQRGFEGASLRQLTTAAGVNLAAVNYHFGSKDHLVEEVFKRRLDQLNVRRLAALKQVAGQPDSTLENVLAAFIHPALDLSHDGGGDLFMRVLARAFAEHDDSLRKFLSDNYGHVMRQFTAEFARLLPNLSKEELYWRIDLVTGALTHAMSGFGIIQRKSDVSETIHREQTAAHLIRFAAAGLSAT; this is encoded by the coding sequence GTGAATAGCTCCGCTTCCACCAAGGAACGCATTCTCACTGCCGCCGAGGCACTGTTCGCTCAACGTGGCTTCGAAGGGGCTTCGCTTCGCCAGTTGACTACCGCCGCCGGTGTCAATCTGGCCGCAGTCAATTACCACTTCGGCTCCAAGGACCATCTGGTCGAAGAGGTGTTCAAACGCCGCCTGGACCAGCTCAATGTGCGCCGTCTGGCGGCCCTGAAGCAGGTTGCGGGGCAGCCTGATTCGACCCTGGAGAACGTACTGGCAGCCTTTATCCACCCCGCCCTAGATTTGTCGCACGATGGCGGCGGTGACCTGTTCATGCGTGTGCTGGCCCGCGCCTTTGCAGAGCACGACGACAGCCTGCGCAAGTTCCTGTCCGACAATTACGGACACGTCATGCGCCAGTTCACCGCCGAGTTTGCCCGCCTGCTGCCCAACCTCAGCAAAGAAGAGTTGTATTGGCGCATCGACCTGGTCACCGGCGCACTGACTCATGCCATGTCCGGCTTCGGCATCATCCAGCGCAAGAGTGATGTCAGCGAAACCATTCATCGCGAACAGACGGCTGCGCATCTGATCCGCTTTGCCGCCGCCGGCCTGAGCGCCACCTGA
- the epmA gene encoding EF-P lysine aminoacylase EpmA: MVAHTVTPFHQRLQGRAQLYALIRAFFAERSVLEVETPILSAAGNTDPNIESFSAPFSGHVDAGARERWLRTSPEYPLKRLLADGVGDCYELGRVFRNGEAGERHNPEFTMLEWYRVGWTHRQLMEETITLVEAALATVGRRAEVLIEGYRQFFIDELGIDPLHAAIDELREPLAPYRIDPEGLTRDDWLDLLITHKLQPHFPRGRITVIHDYPASQSALARIRPGEPPLAERFELYLGPHELANGYHELNDAAEQRARFKHDNARRRERGLREMPIDEQLLAVLGQMPDCAGVALGIERLLMCLADTDRIGDVLTFPFSQA; encoded by the coding sequence ATGGTTGCCCATACCGTTACGCCTTTCCACCAGCGCCTGCAGGGACGTGCCCAGCTCTACGCATTGATTCGGGCTTTTTTTGCCGAGCGCAGCGTGCTGGAAGTGGAAACGCCGATCCTGTCCGCGGCCGGCAACACCGACCCGAATATCGAAAGCTTCAGTGCGCCGTTCAGCGGTCATGTCGACGCTGGCGCACGCGAACGCTGGCTGCGTACCTCACCGGAATATCCGCTCAAGCGACTGCTCGCCGATGGGGTGGGTGACTGCTATGAACTCGGCCGCGTGTTTCGCAATGGTGAGGCAGGGGAACGGCACAACCCCGAGTTCACCATGCTGGAGTGGTATCGCGTCGGTTGGACGCATCGTCAGTTGATGGAAGAAACCATCACCTTGGTTGAAGCCGCACTCGCCACGGTAGGACGCCGTGCCGAAGTGCTGATTGAAGGGTATCGCCAGTTTTTTATCGACGAACTGGGCATCGATCCGTTGCATGCGGCCATCGACGAACTACGCGAGCCGCTGGCGCCATACCGCATCGACCCGGAAGGGCTGACACGCGACGATTGGTTGGATCTGTTGATCACCCACAAGCTGCAACCTCATTTCCCGCGTGGCCGTATCACAGTGATTCACGATTATCCGGCTAGCCAGTCGGCGCTTGCACGCATTCGTCCAGGCGAGCCGCCGTTGGCCGAACGCTTCGAGCTTTATCTGGGGCCTCATGAGCTGGCCAACGGCTATCACGAACTCAACGATGCAGCCGAACAACGAGCGCGGTTCAAACACGACAATGCGCGTCGGCGCGAGCGTGGTCTGCGTGAAATGCCTATTGATGAGCAATTGCTCGCCGTGCTTGGCCAGATGCCCGATTGCGCGGGTGTAGCGCTTGGGATCGAACGCCTGTTGATGTGTCTTGCAGACACCGACCGCATCGGCGACGTGCTTACTTTCCCTTTCTCACAAGCTTGA